One [Clostridium] saccharolyticum WM1 DNA segment encodes these proteins:
- a CDS encoding N-acetylmuramoyl-L-alanine amidase family protein: MAIKIFIDQGHNPSGFFNSGATANGLNESEINYQVGIYLQNLLNSDPRFDARVSRPEPTTVLGTNNTTSLAQRVALANGWPADYFISIHCNLNPNPAIHGTEVYIYQFYTQAQWLAEQIMEGINQVAGTANNGIRENPSLYVLRNANMPANLVELAYLSNIMDAEKLRDDQYGFAYGIFLGIMRYFGFA; the protein is encoded by the coding sequence ATGGCTATTAAAATATTTATTGATCAAGGTCATAATCCCAGCGGATTCTTTAACAGCGGGGCAACGGCAAATGGGTTAAATGAATCGGAGATCAATTATCAGGTGGGGATTTATCTTCAAAATCTGTTAAACAGTGATCCAAGGTTTGATGCACGGGTATCCAGGCCTGAACCTACTACCGTACTAGGCACCAATAATACCACAAGCCTGGCTCAGAGAGTTGCCTTGGCCAATGGATGGCCGGCCGACTATTTTATCAGCATTCATTGCAATCTGAATCCAAACCCTGCAATCCATGGTACGGAGGTATATATTTACCAATTTTATACCCAGGCACAGTGGCTGGCAGAGCAGATCATGGAAGGCATAAACCAGGTGGCAGGAACGGCGAATAACGGGATCAGGGAAAACCCTTCCCTGTATGTATTAAGAAATGCCAATATGCCGGCCAACCTTGTGGAATTGGCGTACTTAAGCAATATTATGGATGCTGAAAAGCTGCGTGATGACCAGTATGGATTTGCATATGGCATTTTTTTAGGTATTATGAGATATTTTGGTTTTGCATGA